The proteins below come from a single Triticum aestivum cultivar Chinese Spring chromosome 5D, IWGSC CS RefSeq v2.1, whole genome shotgun sequence genomic window:
- the LOC123122194 gene encoding GDP-mannose 3,5-epimerase 2, giving the protein MALNKEYTYADLEKEPYWPFEKLRISITGAGGFIASHIAKRLKGEGHYIIASDWKRNEHMEEDMFCHEFHLADLRVMDNCLKVTTGVDHVFNLAADMGGMGFIQSNHSVIMYNNTMISFNMLEAGRINGVKRFFYASSACIYPEFKQLETVVSLKEADAWPAEPQDAYGLEKLATEELCKHYTKDFDIECRIGRFHNIYGPYGTWKGGREKAPAAFCRKALTSTDRFEMWGDGLQTRSFTFIDECVEGVLRLTKSDFCEPVNIGSDEMVSMNEMAEIVLSFENKQLPIHHIPGPEGVRGRNSDNTLIKEKLGWAPTMRLKDGLRITYSWIKEQLEKEKSEGTDMSAYGTSKVCTTQAPVQLGSLRAADGKE; this is encoded by the exons ATGGCGCTCAACAAGGAGTACACTTACGCGGACTTGGAGAAGGAGCCCTACTGGCCATTCGAGAAGCTGCGGATCTCGATCACTGGCGCTGGTGGGTTCATAGCCTCCCACATTGCAAAGCGCCTCAAGGGCGAGGGGCACTACATCATCGCCTCTGACTGGAAGAGGAACGAACACATGGAAGAGGATATGTTCTGCCATGAGTTTCACCTTGCTGATCTGAGGGTCATGGACAACTGCCTCAAGGTAACCACTGGGGTTGACCATGTTTTCAATCTCGCAGCTGATATGGGAGGGATGGGCTTCATCCAGTCCAACCATTCTGTCatcatgtacaacaacactatgaTCAGCTTTAACATGCTTGAGGCTGGTAGAATCAATGGTGTCAAGAG GTTCTTTTATGCCTCGAGTGCTTGCATCTACCCTGAATTTAAGCAGTTGGAAACTGTAGTTAGCTTGAAGGAGGCAGATGCTTGGCCTGCAGAG CCTCAAGATGCCTATGGCTTGGAGAAACTTGCTACTGAGGAATTGTGCAAGCACTACACAAAGGACTTTGACATTGAGTGCCGGATTGGTCGCTTTCACAATATATATGGTCCATATGGGACATGGAAGG GTGGAAGGGAGAAGGCACCTGCTGCTTTCTGCAGAAAGGCTCTAACCTCCACTGACCGGTTTGAGATGTGGGGAGATGGTCTGCAGACTAGATCCTTCACATTTATTGATGAATGTGTGGAGGGTGTCCTCAG GCTCACAAAGTCTGATTTCTGCGAGCCTGTAAACATCGGAAGTGACGAAATGGTGAGCATGAACGAGATGGCTGAGATAGTCCTGAGCTTCGAGAACAAGCAGCTGCCCATCCACCACATCCCTGGCCCCGAGGGTGTCCGTGGCCGCAACTCTGACAACACGCTCATCAAGGAGAAGCTTGGCTGGGCTCCAACCATGAGGCTGAAG GATGGGCTCAGGATCACGTATTCTTGGATCAAGGAGCAGCTGGAGAAGGAAAAGTCTGAAGGCACCGACATGTCCGCATACGGAACATCCAAGGTCTGCACCACGCAGGCACCGGTCCAGCTTGGCTCCCTTCGCGCCGCAGATGGCAAGGAGTGA